The sequence ATCAAGACGCCCGTGCGTCGCGGGCTGTTGCGAGACGCATTGAAGAAGCACCCGATCGAAGGTCAGGAGGCATACGAAGCGGCCGTGCGCGACCTGTGGTATGGCAAAAGCCGGGAGGAAATGTACCTCGCTGTCGACTTGGCGGAGGCGTGTCGCGCGTACAGGACGGACGCGTCATTTCCGTTGTATGAGGAGATGCTGCACAGCGCATCGAATTGGGATACGGTCGATGGAATAGCCGCGTCGTTACTGGGGGGACTGGTACGCAGCAATCGGGCGCACGAAAGAACCGTTGAGCATTGGATAACGGACCCCAATTTCTGGGTGCGGCGCGCGGCATTGTTGGTGCACCTAAAGCACAAGAAGGAGACGAACACGGCGCTGCTCGAGAAGACGATAGTGG is a genomic window of Candidatus Hydrogenedentota bacterium containing:
- a CDS encoding DNA alkylation repair protein, whose protein sequence is MSTAIAGVLRRALRVHADPEIAVGMQAYMKTSQFFYGIKTPVRRGLLRDALKKHPIEGQEAYEAAVRDLWYGKSREEMYLAVDLAEACRAYRTDASFPLYEEMLHSASNWDTVDGIAASLLGGLVRSNRAHERTVEHWITDPNFWVRRAALLVHLKHKKETNTALLEKTIVALMHEKEFFIRKAIGWVLREYAKTDPAWVRRFVARHEKGLSPLSKREAMKHLE